One genomic segment of Deinococcus aestuarii includes these proteins:
- a CDS encoding NADPH-dependent F420 reductase, with protein sequence MNVTIIGTGNMGRGLAHTLARGGHTVTLHDRQLEKAEALAQEVRAALPGATVQAGTLGEPLQGDVVILATWYTASQDLARQFRDEFAGKVVVDISNPLNARFDGLATALGTSAAEDLARLLPDSRVVKAFNTTFAGTLVQGQVAGQPLDVLVAGDDEGAKRQVLDLVTSGGLRGIDAGGLERARQLEGLGLLGITLQGPLGTGFMSAWKLLG encoded by the coding sequence GTGAACGTCACGATCATCGGCACCGGCAACATGGGGCGCGGCCTCGCCCACACCCTCGCCCGCGGCGGCCACACCGTCACCCTGCACGACCGCCAACTCGAAAAGGCTGAGGCGCTCGCGCAGGAGGTGCGGGCGGCCCTCCCGGGCGCCACCGTCCAGGCGGGCACCCTCGGGGAGCCCCTCCAGGGCGACGTGGTGATCCTCGCCACGTGGTACACCGCCTCGCAGGACCTCGCCCGGCAGTTCCGGGACGAATTCGCGGGCAAGGTGGTCGTGGACATCAGCAACCCCCTGAACGCCCGCTTCGACGGCCTCGCCACCGCGCTCGGCACCAGCGCCGCCGAGGACCTCGCCCGGCTGCTGCCGGACAGCCGGGTCGTGAAGGCCTTCAACACCACCTTCGCGGGCACGCTGGTGCAGGGGCAGGTCGCCGGGCAGCCCCTCGACGTGCTCGTAGCGGGGGATGATGAGGGGGCCAAGCGGCAGGTGCTCGACCTCGTGACCTCGGGCGGGCTGCGCGGCATCGACGCGGGAGGGCTCGAACGGGCCCGGCAGCTCGAAGGGCTGGGCCTGCTGGGCATCACCCTCCAGGGCCCGCTCGGCACCGGCTTCATGAGCGCCTGGAAGCTGCTCGGTTGA
- a CDS encoding VOC family protein codes for MTATPTFRLHPDLTLGAAELTVSDLARSVAFYEQVLGMTVLERQGRTARLGTAARPLLTLTELPGASPAPRSTPGLYHFAALLPTRVDLARWVRHAAGTGLRIGQGDHLVSEAFYLNDPDGHGIEVYRDRPRSEWRWNLDQVQMASDPIDVAGLLAEPGADEPFQGLPDGTVMGHVHLRVTDLAATEAFYRGLLGFDVVARWPGALFVSVGGYHHHFGLNTWQSEGGRPAPENTARLLGVHVGLPSAADVDRLAEHLRAAGVPSTRTQGGLDVRDPSGNRLIFGASA; via the coding sequence ATGACCGCCACCCCCACCTTCCGCCTGCACCCCGACCTCACCCTCGGCGCCGCCGAGCTGACCGTCTCCGACCTCGCGCGCAGCGTCGCCTTTTACGAGCAGGTGCTCGGCATGACCGTGCTCGAACGCCAGGGCCGCACGGCCCGCCTCGGCACGGCCGCGCGGCCCCTGCTGACCCTGACCGAACTTCCCGGGGCCAGCCCCGCTCCCCGCAGCACGCCCGGCCTGTACCACTTCGCGGCGCTGCTGCCCACCCGGGTGGACCTCGCCCGCTGGGTGCGGCACGCCGCGGGCACGGGCCTGCGGATCGGGCAGGGTGACCACCTCGTCAGCGAGGCGTTCTACCTCAACGACCCCGACGGGCACGGCATCGAGGTCTACCGCGACCGGCCCCGGAGCGAGTGGCGCTGGAACCTCGACCAGGTGCAGATGGCGTCCGATCCCATCGACGTGGCGGGCCTGCTGGCCGAGCCCGGCGCGGACGAGCCGTTCCAGGGCCTTCCGGACGGCACCGTCATGGGCCACGTCCACCTGCGGGTGACGGACCTCGCCGCCACGGAGGCGTTTTACCGCGGGCTGCTGGGCTTCGATGTCGTCGCGCGCTGGCCGGGGGCGCTGTTCGTCTCGGTCGGCGGCTACCACCACCACTTCGGCCTGAACACCTGGCAGAGCGAGGGGGGCAGACCCGCCCCCGAGAACACGGCCCGGCTGCTGGGCGTTCACGTCGGGCTGCCGAGCGCCGCCGACGTGGACCGTCTGGCCGAGCACCTCCGGGCCGCGGGCGTGCCCTCCACCCGCACCCAGGGCGGGCTGGACGTGCGCGACCCGTCGGGCAACCGGCTGATCTTCGGCGCGAGCGCCTGA
- a CDS encoding S1C family serine protease: MKLPTTLLTALLLVGCQDQATGDSGGTGTGTTSPAASSPSQGAGQNPPGTASPAASGGNDGRLAYDENTISVVNRTQGGVVFVTRFDQVGGGSLYGGSPLGPDAPPGGLEVPSGTGSGFLIDAQGEIVTNYHVIQGASNLRVRLHQNEQEYEASVVGTAPDYDLALIRARALPAGVRPLTLGDSGVLRVGEKAIALGAPFGLEFTVTQGIVSAVNRVVPTGVNYIPQNSVQTDASINPGNSGGPLVNSRGEVIGVNTQILSPAGAASGVGQSAGVGFAIPVNVVKALLPRLRAGETITVPRIGVVSIPLQALTPSAREALDLPASGILVQSVEPGTPAAAAGLRGGERTQRFADAAIRLGGDIITALDGQEVSTVQDLQSVLIGKQPGDEVTVTVRRGGQTVTRELTLTASSQGRGEQGTPPPVPGS, translated from the coding sequence ATGAAACTCCCGACGACTCTTCTGACGGCGCTGCTGCTGGTCGGCTGCCAGGATCAGGCCACCGGCGATTCCGGGGGCACGGGGACGGGGACGACCAGCCCGGCGGCCTCGTCGCCGTCGCAGGGGGCGGGGCAAAACCCGCCCGGCACGGCGAGTCCCGCCGCCTCCGGGGGCAACGACGGGCGCCTCGCCTACGACGAGAACACCATCTCGGTCGTGAACCGGACCCAGGGAGGCGTCGTGTTCGTCACCCGCTTCGATCAGGTGGGGGGCGGTTCCCTCTACGGCGGGTCGCCCCTGGGCCCGGACGCCCCGCCGGGAGGCCTGGAGGTGCCGTCCGGCACGGGGTCGGGCTTCCTGATCGACGCCCAGGGCGAGATCGTCACCAACTACCACGTGATCCAGGGGGCGTCCAACCTCCGCGTCCGGCTGCACCAGAACGAACAGGAATACGAGGCCAGCGTGGTGGGCACCGCGCCCGACTACGACCTGGCGCTGATCCGGGCGCGCGCGCTGCCCGCCGGGGTGAGGCCCCTGACCCTGGGAGACAGCGGCGTCCTGCGGGTCGGCGAGAAAGCCATCGCGCTGGGGGCCCCCTTCGGCCTGGAATTCACCGTCACCCAGGGCATCGTCTCCGCCGTCAACCGGGTGGTGCCCACGGGCGTGAACTACATCCCGCAGAACTCGGTCCAGACCGACGCCTCCATCAACCCCGGCAACTCGGGCGGGCCGCTCGTGAACAGCCGGGGCGAGGTGATCGGGGTGAACACCCAGATTCTCTCCCCGGCGGGGGCGGCGAGCGGCGTCGGGCAGAGCGCGGGCGTGGGCTTCGCCATTCCCGTGAACGTGGTCAAGGCCCTGTTGCCGCGGCTGCGGGCGGGGGAGACCATCACGGTGCCCCGTATCGGGGTCGTCTCCATTCCCCTGCAAGCCCTGACCCCCTCGGCGCGGGAGGCCCTGGACCTCCCGGCGAGCGGCATCCTGGTCCAGTCGGTCGAGCCGGGCACCCCGGCGGCGGCGGCGGGACTGCGGGGTGGGGAGCGCACCCAGCGCTTCGCGGACGCGGCCATCCGGCTGGGGGGCGACATCATCACCGCCCTCGACGGCCAGGAGGTCTCGACCGTTCAGGACCTCCAGAGCGTCCTCATCGGCAAACAGCCGGGCGACGAGGTGACCGTGACGGTGCGGCGGGGCGGCCAGACCGTGACGCGCGAGCTGACCCTCACCGCCTCGTCCCAGGGGCGAGGGGAGCAGGGCACCCCTCCACCCGTCCCCGGGTCGTAG
- a CDS encoding phospholipase D-like domain-containing protein, translated as MQRQPARLLLAGLAGLLVTVGLAALAVSPALGAIPENQTFLRAYAGVIVAYLTVAAGFATTGALSAAALPLAAVGVAPRAGPYRVGVSLAVPGGLLVIPVLLLSVIAAVSQEGALGGALSNGSLILALCAGGYGLLAGLVLGLLTVRLRHLWRPALAGLAGALAAGAVCGLALELVDPRAVLRSAPGLVLLVSLVVLTIHLGWGLAVRGALGRLAALGRKKAAAGHPLHAAGRAQVALVATLGLSLLGSVVAFTRTLGDFVTARPADPTPLRVARPLNVPGCPVPTDALERAVWAVSTRGRRPDLSCLNRIRPLIQLPGDAAPGSARSGFDDVAALVGGARHEVLFTTMQWDGGRLNPGSTLAGALARLYARVRAEPAAFPDGVRVRITLGNYPVISTFEWGAEVWTALGDLLAAGVPLADPAHGWRVELGNYAGTFPHSHVKLVAIDGETLLTAGFNYAYGHYPPGHPSGRGRGLYDLGLVARGPVAQDGVNVFDDLWARSKVVVCEGEPRPDDVRQACHLGGPGTPRHPAAARRARPAGGARAFSLYRREGFSQADEALLALLNAATTRIDLMHVNFSMDLGCIVAVLNPALCTGQDRLPWMTALLGALERGVDVRLLTDGSGSLGALENRVALAYLRREMAGRGLPPSRFTARWFPGAVHAKAALIDRRMLVVGSMNLHHSSWTRGPLGLNEAVLATSDPTGAREFQALFERVWAGAEPAALPAFLQGETP; from the coding sequence ATGCAGCGTCAGCCCGCGCGCCTCCTCCTCGCCGGACTCGCCGGGCTCCTGGTGACGGTCGGGCTGGCCGCGCTGGCCGTGAGCCCCGCGCTGGGGGCCATTCCCGAGAACCAGACGTTTCTGCGGGCCTACGCCGGGGTCATCGTCGCCTACCTCACGGTGGCCGCGGGCTTCGCCACCACCGGGGCCCTCAGCGCGGCGGCCCTGCCCCTGGCGGCGGTGGGGGTTGCGCCGCGCGCCGGGCCGTACCGGGTGGGCGTCTCGCTCGCCGTGCCCGGCGGGCTGCTGGTCATTCCCGTCCTGCTGCTGTCGGTGATCGCCGCCGTCTCCCAGGAGGGGGCGCTGGGGGGAGCCCTGAGCAACGGCAGCCTGATCCTGGCCCTGTGTGCCGGGGGGTACGGGCTGCTCGCGGGCCTCGTCCTGGGGCTGCTCACCGTGCGGCTGCGGCACCTGTGGCGTCCGGCGCTCGCGGGGCTGGCGGGCGCGCTCGCCGCGGGGGCGGTCTGCGGCCTGGCGCTCGAACTCGTCGACCCCAGGGCCGTGTTGCGGAGCGCGCCGGGCCTGGTGCTCCTCGTGTCGCTGGTCGTCCTCACGATTCACCTGGGGTGGGGCCTCGCCGTGCGCGGGGCGCTGGGCCGTCTGGCGGCGCTGGGCCGGAAAAAGGCCGCCGCGGGGCACCCGCTCCACGCCGCCGGGCGGGCGCAGGTGGCCCTGGTCGCCACCCTGGGCCTGAGCCTGCTCGGCAGCGTGGTCGCCTTCACCCGCACCCTGGGGGACTTCGTGACCGCCCGCCCGGCCGACCCCACGCCCCTGCGGGTGGCCCGCCCGCTGAACGTGCCCGGCTGCCCCGTTCCCACGGACGCGCTGGAACGGGCGGTCTGGGCGGTCTCCACCCGGGGCCGCCGACCCGACCTGTCCTGCCTCAACCGGATTCGCCCGCTGATCCAGTTGCCGGGGGACGCGGCGCCCGGTTCCGCCCGCAGCGGCTTCGACGACGTGGCGGCGCTCGTGGGGGGCGCCCGGCACGAGGTCCTCTTCACGACGATGCAGTGGGACGGCGGGAGGCTCAACCCCGGCTCGACCCTGGCCGGGGCCCTCGCCCGCCTGTACGCGCGGGTGAGGGCCGAGCCCGCCGCCTTCCCGGACGGCGTGCGCGTGCGGATCACGCTGGGCAACTACCCCGTGATCTCCACCTTCGAGTGGGGCGCGGAGGTCTGGACGGCCCTGGGGGACCTGCTCGCGGCGGGCGTGCCCCTGGCGGACCCCGCGCACGGCTGGCGGGTCGAGCTGGGCAACTACGCGGGGACCTTCCCCCACAGCCACGTCAAGCTCGTCGCCATAGACGGCGAGACGCTGCTGACCGCGGGGTTCAACTACGCGTACGGGCACTATCCCCCGGGACACCCGTCGGGAAGGGGCAGGGGGCTGTACGACCTGGGGCTGGTGGCCCGGGGCCCGGTCGCGCAGGACGGGGTGAACGTCTTCGACGACCTGTGGGCGCGCAGCAAGGTGGTGGTGTGTGAGGGCGAGCCGCGCCCGGACGACGTGCGGCAGGCCTGCCACCTCGGCGGGCCGGGAACGCCCCGGCACCCTGCCGCCGCGCGCCGGGCCCGGCCCGCCGGGGGGGCGCGCGCTTTCAGCCTGTACCGCCGGGAGGGCTTTTCCCAGGCGGACGAGGCGCTGCTCGCCCTCCTGAACGCCGCGACCACCCGGATCGACCTGATGCACGTCAACTTCAGCATGGACCTGGGCTGCATCGTGGCCGTGCTCAACCCGGCCCTGTGCACGGGCCAGGACCGCCTCCCCTGGATGACGGCCCTGCTGGGGGCGCTGGAGCGCGGCGTGGACGTGCGGCTGCTGACCGACGGGAGCGGCAGCCTGGGGGCTCTCGAAAACCGCGTCGCCCTCGCCTACCTGAGGCGGGAGATGGCGGGGCGAGGCCTGCCGCCGTCCCGCTTCACCGCCCGCTGGTTTCCCGGCGCGGTCCATGCCAAGGCCGCGCTGATCGACCGCCGGATGCTGGTGGTCGGGTCCATGAACCTGCACCACTCCTCCTGGACCCGGGGCCCGCTCGGGCTGAACGAGGCCGTGCTCGCCACCAGCGACCCCACCGGGGCACGGGAGTTTCAGGCGCTGTTCGAGCGCGTCTGGGCCGGAGCCGAGCCCGCCGCTCTCCCCGCGTTCCTGCAAGGCGAGACCCCCTGA
- a CDS encoding ArsR/SmtB family transcription factor, with protein sequence MDRAVLSNGVLHVRDPRAAPRVMSGWEMRYLAPFLGREATMSQAARELGVSVSRLHYQVRKLQGEGLLRVSRVERRGRRELKVYRAVADRLFIPFDLMSLESVETALLAADQPWLTLFLRSLAQVWRENPGTWGMRLERTASGHVRAHVVPDPHSEEGLEEERLPALFLGGWVTDLHLDFEDARALRRDLGEVLERYLQRGGAGRYLLQLRLAPLPGDVPGLPNVTMR encoded by the coding sequence ATGGACCGAGCCGTTTTGAGCAATGGTGTCCTGCACGTGCGAGACCCCCGGGCCGCCCCCCGCGTGATGAGCGGCTGGGAGATGCGCTACCTCGCCCCCTTCCTGGGCCGCGAGGCGACGATGAGCCAGGCGGCGCGCGAACTCGGGGTGAGCGTCTCCAGGCTCCACTACCAGGTGAGGAAGCTCCAGGGCGAGGGCCTGCTGCGTGTCTCGCGGGTCGAGCGGCGGGGCAGGCGCGAACTCAAGGTCTACCGGGCGGTCGCCGACCGCCTCTTCATCCCCTTCGACTTGATGTCGCTGGAGAGCGTGGAGACGGCGCTGCTGGCGGCGGATCAGCCGTGGCTGACGCTTTTCCTGCGCTCGCTGGCCCAGGTGTGGCGCGAGAACCCCGGCACCTGGGGGATGCGCCTGGAGCGCACGGCGTCCGGCCACGTCCGCGCCCACGTGGTGCCGGACCCGCACAGCGAGGAGGGGTTGGAGGAGGAGCGCCTCCCCGCCCTCTTCCTGGGCGGCTGGGTGACGGACCTGCACCTCGACTTCGAGGACGCCCGGGCCCTGCGCCGCGACCTCGGCGAGGTGCTGGAGCGTTACCTCCAGCGCGGCGGCGCCGGGCGCTACCTCCTGCAACTGCGCCTCGCCCCGCTGCCGGGGGACGTGCCCGGCCTGCCGAACGTCACCATGCGCTGA
- a CDS encoding MFS transporter: MTARLRPRDKLLYGPADFGGNLVGVVGNTWLLYYLVNIAGLAPLPAGLAFLAGRLFDALVDPAIGALSDRLRERRGRLWFTRVFAVPAGLVFAALWLIPYVEGTPARFVLAALGFMALSALYSLATIPYLALGPELTPDSDERTSLNSYRLAFSMLATLVGVALPPLLVLGLTGARDLAASPPGGWLVVGVLCAAAASSALLVTGFGVREPVRTRRGEESPPLTLRAVRELLGTFGLKPLLGVFVLVTVALTITNSILPFFLESVLRLPGALQAPLLGGLFVVAILGFAGWAWLSARIGKRAGVMLGLGLMVVSLLLYVYAVPRGVVSPSLIGTIVVNGLGLAAVSLFPWAMLPDVLEFDELRSGLRREGLLYALLLFALKAAGSFGVFSNALVTSLLGYVPGSAAQSPETVRGIALMMGPVPCLLYLLALVFAWRYPITRENHAEARADLAARATPPAPPGPRPAPAPLGGQEAHD; the protein is encoded by the coding sequence GTGACTGCCCGTCTGCGCCCCCGCGACAAGCTGCTGTACGGCCCCGCCGACTTCGGGGGCAACCTCGTCGGGGTGGTGGGCAACACCTGGCTGCTGTACTACCTCGTGAACATCGCCGGGCTGGCGCCGCTGCCCGCGGGGCTGGCCTTCCTCGCCGGTCGGCTGTTCGACGCCTTGGTCGATCCCGCCATCGGGGCGCTCTCCGACCGGCTGCGGGAGCGGCGGGGGCGGCTGTGGTTCACCCGGGTCTTCGCCGTGCCCGCCGGGCTCGTGTTCGCGGCGCTGTGGCTCATCCCGTACGTGGAGGGCACGCCCGCCCGCTTCGTGCTCGCCGCCCTGGGCTTCATGGCGCTCTCGGCGCTGTATTCGCTGGCGACCATCCCGTACCTCGCGCTGGGGCCCGAACTCACCCCCGACTCGGACGAGCGCACGAGTCTGAATTCTTACCGCCTCGCCTTTTCCATGCTCGCCACCCTCGTCGGCGTGGCGCTGCCGCCGCTGCTCGTCCTGGGGCTCACGGGGGCGCGCGACCTCGCCGCGAGTCCGCCGGGCGGCTGGCTGGTCGTCGGCGTGCTCTGCGCCGCGGCGGCGAGTTCGGCCCTCCTCGTCACGGGCTTCGGGGTGCGCGAGCCCGTCCGCACCCGCCGGGGGGAGGAGAGCCCGCCCCTCACCCTGCGCGCGGTGCGCGAGCTGCTGGGCACCTTCGGCCTGAAACCGCTGCTGGGTGTCTTCGTGCTCGTCACGGTGGCCCTGACGATCACCAATTCGATCCTGCCCTTTTTCCTGGAGTCGGTGCTGCGGCTGCCGGGGGCGCTTCAGGCCCCGCTGCTGGGCGGCCTGTTCGTGGTCGCGATCCTGGGGTTCGCGGGGTGGGCGTGGCTCTCGGCGCGGATCGGCAAGCGGGCGGGGGTGATGCTGGGGCTGGGGCTGATGGTCGTGAGCCTCCTGCTGTACGTGTACGCGGTGCCGCGGGGGGTGGTCTCGCCCTCACTGATCGGTACCATCGTCGTCAACGGGCTGGGGCTGGCGGCGGTCTCGCTCTTTCCCTGGGCGATGCTGCCCGACGTGCTGGAGTTCGACGAGTTGCGCAGCGGCCTGCGCCGCGAGGGGCTGCTCTACGCCCTGCTGCTCTTCGCGCTCAAGGCCGCCGGGTCCTTCGGGGTGTTCTCCAACGCGCTCGTGACGAGCCTGCTGGGCTACGTGCCGGGGAGCGCCGCCCAGAGCCCGGAGACGGTGCGCGGCATCGCCCTGATGATGGGCCCGGTCCCCTGCCTCCTGTACCTGCTCGCCCTCGTGTTCGCGTGGCGCTATCCCATCACCCGCGAGAACCATGCCGAGGCCCGCGCGGACCTCGCCGCCCGCGCCACCCCACCCGCCCCGCCCGGCCCGCGGCCCGCGCCCGCCCCCCTGGGGGGCCAGGAGGCCCATGACTGA
- a CDS encoding haloalkane dehalogenase: MTDVLRTPDEHFRDLPGYPFAPHYLDDLPGSEGLRLHYLNEGPRDAPETFLCLHGQPTWSYLYRRMIPVFTAAGHRVLAPDLFGFGRSDKPTDDRVYTFDFHRESLLRLIQRLDLRNITLVVQDWGGLLGLTLPLEEPGRFSRLIVMNTALATGDVRPNAAFYAWRAYSNAHPNMDVAALLRRASGRVSHEESLAYEAPFPDARFKAGVRAFPRLVPTHPDAPGAEVSRQARDWWVVQLHVESFMAVGLRDPILGAGPMRLLRSVIRGCPPPLEVAHAGHFVQEDAGDEVARAALEAFGLAPGGR; the protein is encoded by the coding sequence ATGACTGACGTTTTGCGCACGCCCGACGAACATTTCCGCGACCTGCCCGGCTACCCCTTCGCCCCGCACTATCTGGACGACCTGCCCGGCTCCGAGGGCCTGCGCCTGCACTATCTCAACGAGGGCCCCCGGGACGCCCCCGAGACCTTCCTGTGCCTGCACGGCCAGCCGACGTGGAGCTACCTCTACCGGCGGATGATCCCGGTCTTCACCGCCGCCGGTCACCGCGTCCTCGCCCCCGACCTCTTCGGCTTCGGGCGGTCCGACAAGCCCACCGACGACCGGGTGTATACCTTCGACTTTCACCGGGAGAGTCTGCTGCGCCTGATCCAGCGGCTCGACCTCCGTAACATCACCCTCGTCGTGCAGGACTGGGGCGGGCTGCTGGGCCTGACCCTGCCGCTGGAGGAGCCGGGGCGCTTCTCCCGGTTGATCGTCATGAACACGGCGCTCGCCACGGGCGACGTGAGGCCGAACGCCGCCTTCTACGCCTGGCGGGCGTACTCGAACGCCCACCCGAACATGGACGTGGCCGCCCTGCTGCGCCGCGCGTCGGGGCGCGTCTCTCACGAGGAGTCGCTCGCCTACGAGGCGCCCTTTCCGGACGCCCGCTTCAAGGCGGGGGTGCGGGCCTTTCCGCGGCTGGTGCCCACCCACCCGGACGCGCCGGGCGCCGAGGTTTCGAGACAGGCCCGGGACTGGTGGGTGGTGCAGCTCCATGTCGAGAGCTTCATGGCGGTGGGGCTGCGCGACCCGATCCTGGGGGCAGGGCCGATGCGGCTGTTGCGCTCGGTGATCCGCGGCTGCCCGCCGCCGCTGGAAGTCGCGCACGCCGGACACTTCGTGCAGGAGGACGCCGGGGACGAGGTGGCCCGCGCCGCCCTGGAAGCGTTCGGGCTCGCCCCGGGAGGGCGCTGA
- a CDS encoding sensor histidine kinase has translation MIPPRRAAFLVWGLVTLLVGAAWLVTSARGVQTRFETGARILHRVLSQRSEQQEAVLASLTALTRAGVGGAALHEYAGAMRAQYPQIVGVQRCRPDCVDLGPSGAALPAGPLAPDPAGLRWHPAAPALYALTRGDMRVWVDARRLFRAEDFTDLTSAFRLRRPGNGAVLVEQAVGDPARPADGPLPVLRVRKVLGDGGQPLVFEGEHPLRWAELPLGGVALFALLAALAAGGWARLVEGRERDRAAAREAARALQAERARARSAFHAVSEALVVTDAGHRVRLANPAARALLGDALAEGRDLREVAHFRATLDQRPFDPDAFWNQPAPAELPEGITLVTGAGARLVEGALAPVRGEDGERAGWVLVLRDVGPPRARVVAALEASERRRREHEQTLAHVTRLSTLGEMSAGLAHELNQPLTAIVSHGQAALRMLADPERDEARVRRSVEATVTQAKRAAGIIAHLRALVKRAPAQPRRVDVNQVLENVAALTALGTDLAGVTLDVRPDPAPLIVRGDPVHLEQVLLNLVRNAVEAARGMPGAEVWVEARRLGEDVRIEVRDTGPGLAETVRDRLFTPFTTTKPGGLGLGLSLSQTLVQGMGGDLRGENGPGGGAVFTVTLPPAVGEAVHA, from the coding sequence ATGATCCCGCCCCGCCGCGCCGCATTCCTCGTGTGGGGCCTCGTGACGCTCCTCGTGGGCGCCGCGTGGCTCGTCACGTCGGCGCGGGGGGTGCAGACGCGGTTCGAGACGGGCGCGCGCATCCTGCACCGGGTGCTCTCGCAGCGCAGCGAGCAGCAAGAAGCCGTGCTCGCCAGCCTGACCGCCCTCACCCGCGCGGGGGTGGGGGGCGCGGCCCTGCACGAGTACGCCGGGGCGATGCGGGCGCAGTACCCGCAGATCGTTGGGGTGCAGCGCTGCCGCCCGGACTGCGTGGACCTCGGCCCGAGCGGCGCGGCGCTTCCCGCAGGCCCGCTCGCCCCCGACCCGGCGGGGTTGCGCTGGCACCCGGCGGCCCCCGCGCTCTACGCCCTCACGCGGGGGGACATGCGCGTCTGGGTGGATGCCCGGCGCCTGTTCCGGGCGGAGGATTTCACGGACCTGACCTCGGCGTTTCGCCTGCGCCGCCCGGGGAACGGGGCAGTTCTGGTCGAGCAGGCTGTGGGCGACCCGGCCCGCCCGGCGGACGGCCCGCTGCCGGTGCTGCGGGTGCGCAAGGTGCTCGGCGACGGGGGGCAGCCCCTCGTCTTCGAGGGCGAGCACCCGCTGCGCTGGGCCGAGTTGCCACTGGGGGGAGTGGCGCTCTTCGCCCTCCTCGCCGCGCTGGCTGCCGGGGGGTGGGCGCGCCTCGTCGAGGGGCGCGAGCGCGACCGCGCCGCCGCCCGGGAGGCCGCGCGGGCCCTCCAGGCGGAGCGGGCGCGCGCCCGGAGCGCCTTCCACGCCGTCAGCGAGGCGCTGGTGGTCACCGACGCCGGGCACCGGGTCCGCCTCGCCAACCCCGCCGCCCGCGCCCTGCTGGGAGACGCGCTCGCCGAGGGGCGCGACCTGCGTGAGGTGGCGCACTTCCGGGCCACCCTCGACCAGCGGCCCTTTGACCCGGACGCCTTTTGGAATCAGCCTGCGCCCGCCGAGCTGCCCGAGGGCATCACGCTCGTGACCGGGGCGGGCGCGCGGCTGGTGGAGGGGGCGCTGGCCCCGGTGCGCGGCGAGGACGGCGAGCGGGCCGGGTGGGTCCTCGTGCTGCGCGACGTGGGGCCGCCCCGTGCGCGGGTGGTCGCGGCGCTGGAGGCGAGCGAGCGGCGGCGGCGCGAGCACGAGCAGACCCTCGCCCACGTCACCAGGCTCTCCACCCTGGGCGAGATGAGCGCGGGCCTCGCGCACGAACTCAACCAGCCCCTCACCGCCATCGTGAGCCACGGGCAGGCCGCCCTGCGGATGCTCGCCGACCCGGAGCGCGACGAGGCGCGGGTGCGGCGGTCGGTGGAGGCCACAGTCACGCAGGCCAAGCGGGCGGCGGGCATCATCGCCCACCTGCGCGCCCTGGTGAAACGGGCCCCGGCTCAGCCCCGGCGGGTGGACGTGAACCAGGTCCTCGAAAACGTCGCCGCCCTCACCGCCCTGGGCACCGACCTCGCGGGGGTGACGCTGGACGTGCGCCCGGACCCCGCCCCCCTGATCGTGCGGGGCGACCCGGTGCATCTGGAGCAGGTGCTTCTCAACCTCGTGCGCAACGCGGTCGAGGCGGCGCGGGGGATGCCGGGGGCCGAGGTTTGGGTAGAGGCCCGGCGTCTGGGGGAGGACGTGAGGATCGAGGTGCGCGACACCGGGCCCGGTCTGGCGGAGACGGTGCGTGACCGGCTTTTCACCCCCTTCACCACCACCAAGCCGGGCGGGCTGGGGCTGGGCCTGTCGCTGTCGCAGACGCTCGTGCAGGGCATGGGCGGCGACCTGCGGGGGGAGAACGGGCCGGGGGGCGGCGCGGTCTTCACGGTGACCCTGCCGCCCGCGGTGGGGGAGGCCGTCCATGCCTGA
- a CDS encoding response regulator transcription factor: MPDPSPTRPPATEPTVFLVDDDEAVRDALATLIGTVGLGVRDYPDPRAFLAEFDREAVGCLILDVRMPHVSGLQLQEQLTREGVDLPVVVITGHGDIDVCRRAFKAGAVEFLTKPVDELALLEAIGLGVRTHLARRERLAATREARGAVAGLTAREREVLRLIVEGASNKQAARVLGISARTVETHRASVFGKLGVASLAQLVRVYLTSVGEGP, from the coding sequence ATGCCTGACCCCTCCCCCACCCGGCCTCCCGCCACCGAACCCACCGTGTTCCTCGTGGACGACGACGAAGCGGTGCGCGACGCCCTCGCCACCTTGATCGGCACGGTGGGGCTGGGCGTGCGGGACTACCCCGATCCGCGCGCCTTTCTGGCCGAGTTCGACCGGGAGGCGGTCGGCTGCCTGATCCTCGACGTGCGGATGCCCCACGTGAGCGGGCTCCAGCTTCAGGAGCAGCTCACCCGGGAGGGCGTGGACCTGCCCGTCGTCGTGATCACCGGGCACGGGGACATCGACGTATGCCGCCGGGCCTTCAAGGCGGGGGCGGTGGAGTTCCTCACCAAGCCGGTGGACGAGCTGGCGCTGCTGGAGGCGATTGGCCTCGGGGTGCGCACCCACCTCGCCCGCCGCGAACGGCTCGCCGCCACCCGGGAGGCGCGGGGGGCCGTCGCGGGCTTGACCGCACGCGAGCGCGAGGTGCTGCGGCTGATCGTGGAGGGCGCGAGCAACAAGCAGGCGGCCCGGGTGCTGGGCATCTCGGCCCGCACGGTTGAGACCCACCGCGCCAGCGTGTTCGGGAAGCTGGGGGTGGCCTCCCTCGCGCAGCTCGTCCGGGTGTACCTCACCAGCGTGGGCGAGGGTCCGTAG